The window AAACCACCTTAGGAAGTCCTACCGTCGATTTTATCGGCGATGTGAGAGCTCGCAATGAACCAGACAGATACAAGAAAAGAAACCCTTGAATTCAACAAGCTTCAGAAACGCCTGAGAAGAAATGTTGGAAATGCCATTACCGAATACAACATGATTGAAGAAGGTGATGTTGTCATGGCATGTATAAGTGGTGGTAAAGATTCATTTGCGATGCTGGATATCCTGCTGAATCTTCAAAAAGCTGCTCCAATTAAGTTCGAAGTGGTTGCAGTAAACCTCGATCAGAAACAGCCAGGCTTCCCAGAACATATTCTTCCAGAGTATTTCGAAACGCTTGATATCCCTTACTACATCGTAGACAAGGATACTTACTCGGTTGTAAAAGAAAAAGTGCCAGAAGGTAAGACGACGTGTGGACTTTGTTCACGTTTACGTCGCGGTACACTTTATTCATTTGCAGAGAAGATTGGTGCAACTAAGCTTGCCCTAGGTCACCACATGGATGATATCGTTGAAACCATGTTCCTAAACATGTTTCACGGTTCGCGTCTGAAGGCGATGCCTCCAAAGCTGCGTTCGGATGATGGTCGAAATGTGGTTATCCGTCCGCTGACGTATTGCCGTGAAAAAGATTTAATCAAATACGCAGAGCACAAAGATTTCCCAATCATTCCTTGTAATCTGTGTGGTTCTCAAGAGAACTTGCAACGCCAATCGATCAAAGCAATGTTGATTGAATGGGATAAGAAGACACCAGGACGCGTCGAAGCGATCTTCAAATCAATCCAGAACGTAAGTCCAAGCCAATTGGCTGACAAAGAGTTGTTTGATTTCGTTAACCTTCCACTCGATCGCGAAGGTAACCGTGAAGAGTACGAGTTCAGTGAAGCGGTCGTCTCGTCAACTAACATTGATGAATCCATGTTCATTGATGTGACAAACATCTGATTGAGATAAATTAAGAAAAGGAAGGCCACAGTGCCTAATGCCGATCAGTTAAGACTTTAATCGGCAGATCAGTTGAATGATCCTCCCTGTATGTAAAAATCCGATAGACCTTGTTTATCGGATTTTTTTATGCACGTTTCTCAAGCCCTCAACATCATCAACAGCTACAAACCAAATCAAGTTGAGACACTCGCAGATCTCCTGCCAATTGAACTCATCAATAGTGCTTACGAGCTTACTGACACCGTTACTCTAAGAAAACGAAAGCTAACTTTAGAGTCGATGGCGTGGTTACTGGTTGGCATGGCAATTTATAACGATAAGTCCATGGCTGACATTGTAAATATGCTCGATATTGTTGACCGAACAGGTAAACCATTTGTTGCTCCAAGTGCATTAACACAGCGAAGAAAAAACCTCGGTGAGTCAGCGGCTAAAGCTCTTTTTGAGTGTACGCAAAGTCATTGGTTTAAGCAGGCTAATTTACCAAACTGGAACGGACTCACTCTTCTTGGCGTTGATGGTGTCTTGTGGCGAACTGAGGACTCAAAAGAGAACGCTGAAGCGTTTGCAAAGCCTACCAATCGTGACGGTAAAGAAACACAGTATCCACAAGTACGTATGGTATGTCAGATGGAATTGAGCAGCCATTTAATCACAGGCAGTGCCTTTGACTGTTATAGCGTCAATGAAATGAAGTTAGCAGAGCAGCTTATAGAGACGACACCTGATAATAGTTTAACCCTTTTTGATAAAGGTTTTTACTCCCTTGGCCTACTTCAAGCGTGGAGCTCGCAAGGGATAAATCGACATTGGCTTATCCCTATGAAAAAAGGACTCACTTATGACGTCGTTCAGTCTCTTGGCCGCCAAGATAAACTGATAAAACTGAAGAGTAATCCGCAAGCGCGTAAGAAGTGGCCAGAGCTAGGACAAGAAGTTGTTGTACGTTTAATCACGAGAGTCAAAGATGGTAGGCAATACGATGTTCTCACTTCAATGCTTGACCCTATGCTCTACCCAAAGTTAGATATCGTAGGCTTATATGGGTATCGTTGGGAAATTGAACTCGGCTACCGTGAGCAAAAACAGTACATGCTTGGTAACCGACTCACGCTTCGAAGTCGACTCCCTGAATTAGTGAAGCAAGAACTCTGGGGAATACTACTGACCTATAACTTGGTCAGGTATCAAATGGTGCAGATGTGTAATACGTTGAATGGAGACTACTTACCCTACCAACTTAGCTTCAATGGGGCATTAGCTCACATCATGCGCCTGATAGTGGGACTTCCATACTCGTCACCAGGAGCAATCCCGAGGCAACTCCAAAACTTCTACTCAATGAGTGAGAGCTTAATACTTGGACCTAGGCGAGAAAGATCCTTCCCTAGAGTCGTTAAGAAAAAGCCAAGCCGATACCCTAGAAAAAACAATGCCGCTCACCTTAAGTGAACGGCATTAGGCCACAGTGCCTTCCTTTTTTAGTTTTGTACCCGATAAATAAAAATCCCCCAAAATGGGGGATTTTTGATGACTACAGAATGGCTAGATTAAGTTGCCTCGTTTGGATCCAGTGGGCTGATGTAACCTTTTGGTTTCAATGCGAGAACATCACAGTTGATCTTATCAATCACATGCTCAGCCGTATTACCAATAAATACGGCAGAAAGCCCTGTACGGCCAGTCGTACCCAAAATAACCATCGCCGCATTTAAACGTTCCGCAGCCGCAGGGATAACATCTTCAGGCAATCCTTGCTCCACGATGGTTTGCTCTTCATTCAGCCCATGTTTTTGGCGAAGGGCTTTCATTGCGGTTAGGTGATGGCCACGAACGGCATCTGTGTACGTAGTTGGGTCAAATTCTGGTAGCTCGATGGTGATATTCGCTGGCGTCACCGGATAGGCGTTAACAAGGAACGGATCCGCGTTCAAACGACCTGACATCTCTTTTAAGCGTTCTACCATAGAATCGTTAAGATCAATGTGTGTTGGGTTTTCCGAACCGATGTGAACCGATGCGAGAATATTCGCATGCTCAGGCCAGTCCGCATTCTTAATAAGCAATACCGGAATAGGGCATTTACGCAGCAGGTGCCAGTCTGTCGGTGTGAAAATCACAGACTCTAAGACATCATGTTTTCTAGTGCCCTTAATCAACAGATCGTGGCTGCCTGAAAACACTTCTCCTATGATTGCTTCGTAAGGGCGGTTGTGCCAAACTACACACACCTCAAAGTCGAAGCTATCGTTGCTATCATTTAAGTATGGTTGAGCGATTTTTCTCATCCACTGTTCACGTTGATGGATAACGCCACGACGCATTGCATCTCTTTCATCCACCGACAGCATTGAAGTCATGTCATACGAAAAATCATAGATGGATAAAAAGAAAGTAATTCGGCTTCTTGATACGCTTTTTTGAGCCAATTGAACTGCTCTTGCGAGTGCCGGCTGATCATCACTATTGATGTTAGCAACAACTAGAATCTTACTGTATATACTCATATCTAAGCCCACTTTTATTGCAAGACCAATTACTGAATATAAAGTAAATCAGTATATTGGAGTACT is drawn from uncultured Vibrio sp. and contains these coding sequences:
- the ttcA gene encoding tRNA 2-thiocytidine(32) synthetase TtcA, with product MNQTDTRKETLEFNKLQKRLRRNVGNAITEYNMIEEGDVVMACISGGKDSFAMLDILLNLQKAAPIKFEVVAVNLDQKQPGFPEHILPEYFETLDIPYYIVDKDTYSVVKEKVPEGKTTCGLCSRLRRGTLYSFAEKIGATKLALGHHMDDIVETMFLNMFHGSRLKAMPPKLRSDDGRNVVIRPLTYCREKDLIKYAEHKDFPIIPCNLCGSQENLQRQSIKAMLIEWDKKTPGRVEAIFKSIQNVSPSQLADKELFDFVNLPLDREGNREEYEFSEAVVSSTNIDESMFIDVTNI
- a CDS encoding IS4 family transposase, whose product is MHVSQALNIINSYKPNQVETLADLLPIELINSAYELTDTVTLRKRKLTLESMAWLLVGMAIYNDKSMADIVNMLDIVDRTGKPFVAPSALTQRRKNLGESAAKALFECTQSHWFKQANLPNWNGLTLLGVDGVLWRTEDSKENAEAFAKPTNRDGKETQYPQVRMVCQMELSSHLITGSAFDCYSVNEMKLAEQLIETTPDNSLTLFDKGFYSLGLLQAWSSQGINRHWLIPMKKGLTYDVVQSLGRQDKLIKLKSNPQARKKWPELGQEVVVRLITRVKDGRQYDVLTSMLDPMLYPKLDIVGLYGYRWEIELGYREQKQYMLGNRLTLRSRLPELVKQELWGILLTYNLVRYQMVQMCNTLNGDYLPYQLSFNGALAHIMRLIVGLPYSSPGAIPRQLQNFYSMSESLILGPRRERSFPRVVKKKPSRYPRKNNAAHLK
- the uspE gene encoding universal stress protein UspE, with product MSIYSKILVVANINSDDQPALARAVQLAQKSVSRSRITFFLSIYDFSYDMTSMLSVDERDAMRRGVIHQREQWMRKIAQPYLNDSNDSFDFEVCVVWHNRPYEAIIGEVFSGSHDLLIKGTRKHDVLESVIFTPTDWHLLRKCPIPVLLIKNADWPEHANILASVHIGSENPTHIDLNDSMVERLKEMSGRLNADPFLVNAYPVTPANITIELPEFDPTTYTDAVRGHHLTAMKALRQKHGLNEEQTIVEQGLPEDVIPAAAERLNAAMVILGTTGRTGLSAVFIGNTAEHVIDKINCDVLALKPKGYISPLDPNEAT